Proteins encoded by one window of Tunturibacter psychrotolerans:
- a CDS encoding sulfite oxidase heme-binding subunit YedZ: MSKRAIILLKVLTHLLCLAPIAWLVHFYTSGALALNADPVNYITHFTGDWTLYTLFASLAITPIRRFSTSLGFLIRFRRLIGLYAFFYATLHLATYIFLFSGYDITTAITGLRAGHPGVLVTQWKLIWPGMVEDLFKRRFIQVGLFAWLLLLALACTSPAFIMRAMGGKNWQRLHRLVYVAGIAGVIHFWWLVKKGNNAPWKVTVVLTILLLARVAYAAMKRLKKPTPIPTRTSSV, translated from the coding sequence ATGTCCAAGCGCGCCATCATCCTCCTCAAAGTCCTAACCCACCTCCTCTGCCTCGCTCCGATCGCCTGGCTCGTGCACTTCTACACCTCAGGCGCGCTCGCCCTCAACGCTGACCCCGTCAACTACATCACCCACTTCACCGGCGACTGGACCCTCTACACTCTCTTTGCCTCTCTCGCCATCACCCCCATCCGCCGCTTCTCCACCAGCCTCGGCTTTCTCATCCGCTTCCGCCGCCTCATCGGCCTCTACGCCTTCTTCTACGCAACCCTCCACCTCGCCACCTACATCTTCCTCTTCTCCGGATACGACATCACCACCGCCATCACCGGCCTCCGCGCCGGCCACCCCGGGGTCCTCGTCACGCAATGGAAGCTCATCTGGCCCGGCATGGTCGAAGACCTCTTCAAACGCCGCTTCATCCAGGTAGGCCTCTTCGCATGGCTCCTCCTCCTCGCCCTCGCCTGCACCTCACCCGCCTTCATCATGCGAGCGATGGGCGGCAAAAACTGGCAGCGCCTCCACCGCCTCGTCTACGTCGCCGGAATCGCCGGAGTCATCCACTTCTGGTGGCTAGTCAAAAAAGGCAACAACGCCCCCTGGAAGGTCACCGTAGTCCTCACCATCCTCCTCCTAGCCCGAGTAGCCTACGCCGCAATGAAGCGCCTCAAAAAGCCCACCCCAATTCCCACCCGCACCAGCTCCGTCTAG